A region of bacterium DNA encodes the following proteins:
- a CDS encoding non-heme iron oxygenase ferredoxin subunit, giving the protein METKLVKICTIADLPRNGGKGFQVGSLELGLFQVDGKLYATSDVCSHEHEYLSDGWLEGDCIECPRHGARFSLKTGEALSLPATEPIETFSVERQGDDVLVAVPVKYLQSEGA; this is encoded by the coding sequence ATGGAAACAAAACTTGTAAAGATTTGTACAATTGCTGATCTCCCTCGGAACGGTGGTAAGGGATTTCAGGTAGGGTCATTGGAACTTGGATTGTTCCAGGTCGATGGCAAGCTGTATGCGACATCGGATGTATGTTCGCATGAGCATGAGTATCTTTCTGACGGTTGGCTGGAAGGGGACTGCATAGAGTGTCCGCGACACGGAGCAAGATTCTCACTAAAGACCGGCGAGGCGCTGTCATTGCCTGCGACTGAACCAATCGAGACATTCTCAGTCGAACGACAAGGAGATGATGTCTTGGTTGCCGTTCCAGTGAAGTATTTGCAGTCGGAAGGAGCATAA
- a CDS encoding SufD family Fe-S cluster assembly protein: MSNIDTVSTEQNLTFSEQRASWIEQARAAALPARDNEEWRKNDPAAFPWQIAESAKDATQVKSTLAVRSGLTQDALLATPADREAFAELLSYDSDDVDAKFLSYHRALTGQPLCLRIPANTTGVVIDLSHHLAGNGLAAPTTLIIVERGAEAIVHDRWIGGGNAVPLIGRTEILVKQGARLHYVHDELIDADASVYRTGRVRVERDGYLNWCSFTTGYKWHVAKLRIDLLGANTEAHLSGLFSGDGEARAEHRTHQHHNTPNGFSNLLFKTLLAGDAHSIYQGIITVPQHAQKTDAYQTCRNLMLDPGTHAEAIPKLEIIADDVKCSHGASIGHLNKEQMFYLQARGLTFRQALTAIATGFAEEVINNVPEVLEDVRDNWRSRVSQTVGRATGR; this comes from the coding sequence ATGAGCAATATCGACACAGTATCAACAGAACAGAACCTGACTTTCTCTGAACAACGCGCAAGTTGGATTGAACAGGCGCGTGCCGCCGCCTTGCCTGCCCGTGACAACGAGGAATGGCGTAAGAACGATCCCGCTGCCTTCCCGTGGCAGATTGCGGAAAGTGCAAAGGACGCAACACAAGTCAAGAGCACTCTGGCAGTACGAAGCGGTTTGACCCAAGACGCACTGCTTGCTACTCCTGCTGACCGCGAAGCTTTCGCTGAACTGCTTAGCTACGATTCGGATGACGTGGATGCGAAGTTTCTGAGTTATCACCGCGCTTTGACAGGACAGCCGCTCTGCCTTCGAATTCCAGCGAATACAACAGGAGTCGTGATCGACCTCTCGCATCACCTCGCCGGAAATGGGCTTGCTGCACCAACAACTCTGATTATCGTTGAGCGCGGCGCTGAAGCTATCGTGCATGATCGGTGGATAGGCGGGGGCAATGCAGTTCCGCTCATCGGCCGCACCGAGATTCTTGTTAAGCAGGGTGCACGCCTGCACTACGTGCATGATGAACTGATTGATGCCGATGCTTCGGTCTATCGTACCGGACGTGTGAGAGTCGAGCGGGATGGCTACTTGAATTGGTGCTCGTTTACGACCGGATATAAGTGGCATGTCGCAAAACTTAGAATTGACTTGCTCGGCGCGAACACAGAAGCTCATCTGAGCGGTCTCTTCAGCGGCGACGGAGAAGCGCGTGCCGAACATAGGACACATCAGCATCATAACACTCCGAACGGTTTCTCAAATCTTCTGTTCAAGACTCTGCTCGCAGGTGACGCCCACTCGATCTATCAGGGCATCATCACGGTCCCGCAGCATGCGCAGAAGACGGATGCCTATCAAACGTGCCGTAATCTGATGTTGGATCCCGGCACACATGCAGAAGCAATTCCAAAGTTGGAGATTATTGCCGATGATGTGAAGTGCAGTCACGGTGCGTCCATCGGTCATCTGAACAAAGAGCAGATGTTCTATTTGCAGGCTCGCGGATTGACCTTCCGTCAGGCCCTTACCGCGATTGCGACCGGTTTCGCTGAAGAAGTCATCAACAATGTCCCTGAAGTTTTGGAAGACGTTCGGGATAACTGGCGATCACGAGTTTCACAAACTGTGGGCCGGGCAACGGGTCGCTGA